Part of the Bacteroides sp. genome, TTAGGCATGTTCTTCGAGGTGAACTTGAAGATGTCGGCAATGATGCGCATGGAGGGCAGGGGAGGGTATATATAGGTGTTGCGCACCATGAACTCCTTGAGGATGTCGTTCTGAATGGTCCCGCTCAGCTTTTCCATGGTGACGCCCTGCTCTTCGGCCGCCACGATGTAGAAGGCCATGATAGGCAATACGGCCCCGTTCATGGTCATCGATACCGACATTTTATCGAGGGGTATCTGGTCGAACAGGATTTTCATATCGAGGATGGAGTCGATGGCTACGCCAGCTTTCCCCACATCGCCGACCACCCTTTCGTGGTCGGAGTCGTAACCCCTGTGGGTGGCCAGGTCGAAGGCCACCGAAAGGCCCTTTTGCCCTGCTGCCAGGTTGCGGCGATAAAAGGCATTGGATTCCTCAGCGGTACTGAAACCTGCATACTGCCTGATGGTCCAGGGCTTCATCACATACATCGTGCTGTAAGGACCGCGCAGGTAAGGAGCAATACCGGCAGCATAGTTCAGGTGTTCCATTTCCAGCAGGTCATCAGGGCCGTAGGCTGGCTTTACCGCGATCTGCTCGGCGGTGAGCCATTCCTGTCCGGCCGGCTGCTTTTCGCGCATGGATGCATAAGCGGCATCCTTTGTTTCAGACTGGAAAGCGATATGTTTAAAATTCGGTCTCATATTGGTACTTGTTTTTTGATTCAACTTACGGCCATTAAACGATGCCCATCAGCTCATTGAAGTGGGTAAGGGCTTCCAGCAGGTTGGTGCGCATATGAATGTAGTGATCCACCCCAGCGGCATCCAGTTGCTCAAGCAACTCTTTGGGAAAACCGGCCACCACCACCCGGGTATTGGGTGCTTTTTCCTTGATGAGGCGAGCAGCCGGTTTCATATCGGCATATTCTTCATCACTGCTGCACAACACCACGATCTCGGCTTTCGAATCAAGGGCCGCCTGAACCCCTTCTTCAATGTTCAGAAAGCCGGGGTTATCGATGATTTGATATCCGGCCACCCCGAAGAAATTGGTGGAGAACCCTGCCCGAGCTTTTCGCATGGTCAGGTTGCCGTAAGTTAATAGGAATACGTTGGGGACTTCCAGTCCTTTCTTTTTATGATTTTCTACTGCCAGGCGCAGTGCCTCAATGGCCTGCAATCCGCGATAGGGCCTGAGGCCTGCCAGGTCACTGAGTTTGGCAGTAGGCTCTAATTTGTCCAGCATCTTTTCGTTCAGGTTGGGATATTGGTTTACCCCCACAAACACCTGCTTGCGCATGGCAATGTCCATGTCACGCTGCTGGCAGGTCTTGTCAATCTGTTCACGAATGAAGCGGCTTTCCACGGCAGGGATAAAACCGCCTTTGTCTTCCACTTCCACAAAGAGGTTCCAGGAGGCCTCAGCAATAGAGTGGGTGAGGTTTTCCACGTAATAGGAACCTGCAGCGGGATCCGCGATCTTATTGAAGTACGATTCGTATTTAAGAACGATTTGCTGGTTACGTGCGATGCGTTCCGAGAAATCGTCAGATTTTTTATAGGTGAGGTCGAAAGGCAGCACGGTCATGCTGTCAGCTCCCCCTATGGCGGCTGCCATAGCTTCGGTGGTGGTGCGCAGCATGTTCACATAGGGGTCGTAAATGCTCTTGTTCCAGGTGGAGGTCACTGCGTGGATGTTCATCTTCATGCTGGCTGCACTGGCAGGCTTGTATTGTTCCACAATGCGCGCCCAGAGGAGGCGGGCTGCTCTCAGCCGGGCGATCTCCATAAAATAGTTGGATCCTACCGCAAGGGTAAACTGCATGCGGGGGGCGATGTCATCCACGCTGAAGCCTTTATCGGTAAGCGATGCAAGGTATTCATTACCCTGTGCCAGGGCAAAGGCAAGTTCCTGTACAAGACTGGCTCCGGCATTATGATAATGCTGCCCATTGACAGTGATCATAT contains:
- a CDS encoding methylmalonyl-CoA mutase family protein; translated protein: MDQKKNTGLFQEFPPVSTQQWEEKILEDLKGADYKKLIWKTVEGLNIRPYYRAEDLEKLAHMHALPGEPPFVRGGKTRDNDWEIRQDIDEEDIALANQKALKALSKGAEGVALNAGQAEDARDLAKLIEGIDSNKHALHFSHGKNFPQLMEWLKDMVPVEARGSVNFDPLGYFVLYNKFYGGLEENLEEAAALITLGQERLPNFYMITVNGQHYHNAGASLVQELAFALAQGNEYLASLTDKGFSVDDIAPRMQFTLAVGSNYFMEIARLRAARLLWARIVEQYKPASAASMKMNIHAVTSTWNKSIYDPYVNMLRTTTEAMAAAIGGADSMTVLPFDLTYKKSDDFSERIARNQQIVLKYESYFNKIADPAAGSYYVENLTHSIAEASWNLFVEVEDKGGFIPAVESRFIREQIDKTCQQRDMDIAMRKQVFVGVNQYPNLNEKMLDKLEPTAKLSDLAGLRPYRGLQAIEALRLAVENHKKKGLEVPNVFLLTYGNLTMRKARAGFSTNFFGVAGYQIIDNPGFLNIEEGVQAALDSKAEIVVLCSSDEEYADMKPAARLIKEKAPNTRVVVAGFPKELLEQLDAAGVDHYIHMRTNLLEALTHFNELMGIV